A window from gamma proteobacterium SS-5 encodes these proteins:
- a CDS encoding Crp/Fnr family transcriptional regulator, with amino-acid sequence MNINQYLENHLLFKALSPEQLNRACFDARMVRLNRTEQLFGQGEQANAFYLLVEGQIKLARLSPGGDEKIIEIINAGGTFAEALMFLRVKHYPVSAHAMKDSSLVRINSEHYFAVLAESNDTCLAMLGDLSSRIHGLINEIDKLTLHNAACRIAGYLMSRVPENGLAFELDIPKLALASRLAIKPETLSRIIKQLSQENLIKVDKSQIEILDPGELQVFAESCTQLEADFRDSFNLGS; translated from the coding sequence ATGAATATCAATCAGTATCTGGAAAACCATCTACTCTTCAAGGCCCTCTCGCCGGAACAACTGAACCGGGCCTGCTTCGACGCCCGCATGGTTCGGCTTAACCGCACCGAGCAGCTGTTCGGCCAAGGCGAACAGGCCAATGCCTTCTATCTATTGGTGGAGGGCCAGATCAAACTCGCCCGCCTCTCGCCGGGGGGTGACGAAAAGATCATCGAGATCATCAATGCCGGCGGCACCTTCGCCGAGGCGCTGATGTTTCTGCGCGTCAAGCATTATCCGGTCAGCGCCCATGCGATGAAGGACTCCAGCCTGGTGCGCATCAACAGTGAGCACTATTTTGCCGTGCTGGCCGAGTCCAACGACACCTGCCTGGCCATGCTGGGCGATCTGAGCAGCCGCATCCACGGCCTGATCAATGAGATCGACAAGCTCACCCTGCACAATGCCGCCTGCCGCATCGCCGGTTATCTGATGTCGCGGGTGCCGGAAAACGGCCTCGCCTTCGAGCTGGACATCCCCAAGCTGGCCCTGGCCTCGCGCCTGGCGATCAAACCCGAGACCCTGTCGCGCATCATCAAGCAGCTCAGTCAGGAAAACCTGATCAAGGTGGACAAGTCGCAGATCGAGATCCTCGACCCCGGCGAACTCCAGGTCTTCGCCGAAAGCTGCACCCAGCTGGAGGCCGATTTCAGGGACTCCTTCAACCTCGGCTCCTAG
- a CDS encoding c-type cytochrome: protein MKYKSLTAAVGLAAAVMTGMASAEWNEAGGEKDEAMHLTPDRERGILVYEVCSACHLLEGWGLTDGTFPQLAGQHRNVLIKQLADIRAGNRDNPTMYPFALDDQIMAAAGFSHGEIPPAQLIADVTDYISKLPMNPEPGQGPWAEGTPEFEKGKKLYMDNCTQCHGDDGEGSNEKFYPRINGQHYNYMLRQFEWIRDGKRRNANPEMVEQIKGFTDDDMKHVINYTSRHMPRKELLAPSKDYQNPDYD from the coding sequence ATGAAATACAAAAGTCTAACCGCAGCCGTTGGCCTGGCTGCAGCTGTCATGACCGGCATGGCCTCGGCCGAATGGAACGAGGCCGGTGGCGAGAAGGACGAGGCCATGCATCTGACCCCCGACCGCGAACGCGGCATCCTGGTCTATGAGGTCTGCTCCGCCTGCCATCTGCTGGAAGGCTGGGGTCTCACCGATGGCACCTTTCCCCAGTTGGCCGGCCAGCATCGTAATGTGCTGATCAAACAGTTGGCGGATATCCGCGCCGGCAATCGCGACAACCCCACCATGTATCCCTTTGCCCTGGACGATCAGATCATGGCTGCGGCCGGTTTTAGTCATGGTGAAATCCCCCCGGCCCAGCTGATCGCCGATGTCACCGACTACATCTCCAAGCTGCCGATGAACCCCGAGCCCGGCCAGGGTCCCTGGGCCGAGGGTACTCCGGAGTTTGAGAAGGGTAAAAAACTTTACATGGATAACTGTACCCAGTGTCACGGTGACGATGGCGAGGGCAGTAACGAGAAGTTCTATCCCCGCATCAACGGCCAGCATTATAACTACATGCTGCGTCAGTTCGAGTGGATCCGTGACGGCAAGCGGCGCAATGCGAACCCGGAAATGGTCGAGCAGATCAAGGGCTTCACCGACGATGACATGAAGCATGTGATCAACTACACCTCCCGGCACATGCCACGCAAGGAACTGCTGGCTCCATCCAAGGATTACCAGAATCCTGACTACGATTGA
- a CDS encoding Txe/YoeB family addiction module toxin has protein sequence MPRKISFLPQAFADFNYWGQVDRKVQKKIVALLQEIDRTPFAGTGKPEPLKHQLQGFWSRRITQEHRLVYQVSEDEISVFSCRLHY, from the coding sequence ATGCCGCGCAAGATCAGCTTTTTGCCCCAGGCCTTTGCCGATTTCAATTATTGGGGACAAGTGGACCGCAAAGTTCAGAAAAAGATTGTTGCGCTGCTGCAGGAGATCGATCGAACACCATTCGCGGGTACTGGCAAGCCCGAACCATTGAAGCATCAGCTACAGGGCTTTTGGTCTCGACGTATTACCCAGGAACACCGACTGGTTTATCAGGTCAGCGAAGACGAAATCAGCGTCTTCTCCTGCCGACTGCATTACTGA
- the nosZ gene encoding Sec-dependent nitrous-oxide reductase, which translates to MKLPKQKLTAVAVGLGLALGSASSAWSASLEEVMKERGLTQKDILAAAKTYTPTGGRDEYLMFSSGGQSGQVIVYGVPSMRILKYIGVFTPEPWQGYGFDDESKAVLDQGKVHGKDIIWGDTHHPAFSETDGEYDGKFLFINDKANPRIAMIDLHDFETKQIVVNPFFKSSHGGAFVTPNTEYVMEAAQYAAPFEDEFVPLEQFNDKYRGGVTYWRFDKKEGRIDPENSFTFELPPYSQDLSDAGKEVSYGWGFTNSFCSERYVGGIERGRPPFEAGCSQKDTDFLHITNWKKAEELVKAGKVKKSKGQYLITMEQAIAEELVFLVPEPKSPHGVDVNPKGNRIIVSGKLDSHAWVYSWEKIQDAIKNKKFEGKDPYGLPIIALKDALHTQVQVGLGPLHTQYDAKECVAYTSIYVDSMVTKWDYCEGKVLDQINIHYNVGHLVTMEGDSKSPDGKYLIALNKLAIDRFNPVGPLHPQNHQLIDISGDKMQLLYDMPLPLGEPHYVVGIKADKLKPAVRYKSGTNTRTNKRSEWATRAGREKVERNCDDQGNCQVHVYGTVIRSHITPEIIEVEEGDKVSIHLTNLERAQDETHGFAMYTHNVNLSMEPGKVSSYSFTADKAGVYPYYCTEFCSALHLEMQGYLLVKPKGYKMETGAMAEGQQYTQADYDKQVKTNLDTQAVIDSVVKFITSHNYKDFAPVVALVEDATEQLGFAADMKKKADEAVAKGDYHNATLWAGQWWQYQVKAADIGLRAKTYLEENGAKKVQ; encoded by the coding sequence ATGAAATTACCAAAGCAAAAGCTCACAGCCGTGGCTGTTGGCCTCGGTCTGGCCCTGGGCTCGGCGTCTTCCGCCTGGTCCGCCAGTCTGGAAGAGGTCATGAAAGAACGCGGCCTGACGCAGAAAGACATTCTCGCCGCCGCCAAGACCTATACCCCCACCGGTGGTCGTGATGAATACCTGATGTTCAGCTCCGGCGGTCAGAGCGGCCAGGTCATCGTCTATGGCGTGCCCTCCATGCGCATCCTCAAGTACATCGGCGTGTTCACCCCGGAGCCCTGGCAGGGCTATGGCTTCGATGACGAATCCAAGGCCGTGCTAGATCAGGGCAAGGTCCATGGCAAGGACATCATCTGGGGTGACACCCACCACCCGGCCTTTTCCGAGACCGATGGCGAATACGATGGCAAGTTCCTGTTCATCAACGACAAGGCCAACCCCCGTATCGCCATGATCGACCTGCACGACTTCGAAACCAAGCAGATCGTGGTCAACCCCTTCTTCAAATCCTCCCACGGTGGCGCCTTCGTCACACCCAACACCGAATACGTCATGGAAGCGGCCCAGTACGCCGCGCCCTTTGAAGATGAGTTCGTGCCCCTGGAACAGTTCAACGACAAGTACCGTGGTGGCGTGACCTACTGGCGCTTCGATAAAAAAGAAGGCCGCATCGACCCGGAAAACTCCTTTACCTTCGAACTGCCTCCCTATAGTCAGGATCTGTCCGATGCCGGTAAGGAGGTCTCTTACGGCTGGGGCTTCACCAACTCCTTCTGTTCCGAACGCTATGTGGGTGGTATCGAGCGCGGACGCCCGCCGTTTGAGGCCGGTTGCTCGCAGAAAGACACCGACTTCCTGCACATCACCAACTGGAAGAAGGCCGAAGAGCTGGTCAAGGCCGGCAAGGTCAAGAAGTCCAAGGGTCAGTACCTGATCACCATGGAACAGGCCATTGCCGAAGAACTGGTGTTCCTGGTGCCCGAGCCGAAGAGCCCGCACGGCGTGGACGTCAACCCCAAGGGTAATCGCATCATCGTATCCGGTAAGCTCGACTCCCATGCCTGGGTGTATAGCTGGGAAAAGATCCAGGACGCCATCAAGAACAAGAAGTTCGAAGGCAAAGACCCCTACGGTCTGCCCATCATCGCCCTGAAGGATGCCCTGCATACCCAGGTTCAGGTGGGTCTGGGTCCGCTGCATACCCAGTACGATGCCAAGGAATGCGTGGCCTACACCTCCATCTACGTCGATTCCATGGTCACCAAGTGGGACTACTGTGAAGGCAAGGTGCTGGATCAAATCAATATCCACTACAACGTAGGTCACCTGGTGACGATGGAGGGCGACTCCAAGTCACCGGATGGCAAGTACCTGATTGCCCTGAACAAGCTGGCCATCGACCGGTTCAACCCGGTGGGCCCGCTGCACCCGCAGAACCACCAGCTGATCGACATCAGCGGCGACAAGATGCAGCTGCTGTACGACATGCCCCTGCCCCTGGGCGAACCCCACTACGTGGTGGGCATCAAGGCTGATAAGCTGAAGCCTGCGGTACGCTACAAGTCCGGCACCAATACCCGTACCAACAAGCGTTCCGAATGGGCCACCCGCGCCGGTCGTGAGAAGGTCGAACGCAACTGTGACGACCAGGGTAACTGCCAGGTGCATGTCTATGGCACCGTGATCCGCTCCCACATCACCCCGGAAATCATCGAGGTGGAAGAAGGCGATAAGGTCAGCATTCACCTGACCAACCTGGAACGCGCCCAGGATGAGACCCATGGTTTTGCCATGTACACCCATAACGTCAACCTGTCGATGGAGCCTGGCAAGGTGTCTTCCTACAGCTTCACCGCTGACAAGGCCGGCGTCTATCCCTACTACTGCACCGAGTTCTGCTCGGCGCTGCATCTGGAAATGCAGGGCTATCTGCTGGTCAAGCCCAAGGGCTACAAGATGGAAACCGGGGCCATGGCTGAAGGTCAGCAGTACACCCAGGCCGACTACGACAAGCAGGTGAAGACCAACCTGGATACCCAGGCCGTCATCGACTCCGTGGTCAAGTTCATCACCAGTCACAACTACAAGGACTTCGCCCCTGTGGTCGCCCTGGTGGAAGACGCCACCGAGCAGCTGGGCTTTGCCGCCGACATGAAGAAGAAGGCAGACGAAGCCGTAGCCAAGGGTGACTACCACAACGCCACCCTCTGGGCCGGTCAGTGGTGGCAGTACCAGGTCAAGGCGGCTGACATCGGTCTGCGCGCCAAGACCTACCTGGAAGAAAACGGGGCCAAGAAGGTCCAGTAA
- a CDS encoding SCO family protein: MRNRPLVIVLALSFWLLALPLAAAEFRVLASIKPIHSVLAALMQGGDAPLLLYGDGQSPHAERLSAAQKKQLQGADLLIWVGPELERGLAQGLSNPPEGLRVEALLDSPSMKILPSRTRDDRRDPYFWLDNRNISILVDDMTLLLQEMDPLRAHLYSANRIQLHDRLRKIDREMENSYRGFKAAPALQYLDTLQYFEQAYALKVVDRLIERPEEQAAAEKLLQLRQLLQDGRASCLLLEAGVSDSHAATLTQGIRLRTAELDSLGQGLEPGPDHYFNLMQKLADGIRSCLALAPVEATEKQLHTELDTTPIAPGAGVGRFMLTDHLGGLVTNQDMQGKLQILYFGYTFCPDICPTSLAVLGQTLQMLGDKADLIQPWFITVDPERDNTEVMRKYVTYFDPRLVGLTGPKAMIDRLADSLSVKYEKVLEEGKPDDMYVMDHSASLYLLDAQGRYITKFLHGISPEKLHAELLKYLP; encoded by the coding sequence ATGAGAAATAGGCCGCTTGTTATCGTCCTGGCCCTGAGCTTCTGGTTGCTGGCCTTGCCCCTGGCCGCCGCCGAGTTTCGCGTGCTGGCCAGCATCAAGCCGATCCATTCGGTGCTGGCCGCCCTGATGCAGGGGGGCGATGCCCCCTTGCTGCTCTATGGCGATGGCCAGAGCCCCCATGCCGAACGGCTCAGCGCGGCGCAGAAGAAACAGCTGCAAGGGGCCGACCTGCTGATCTGGGTCGGCCCGGAGCTGGAGCGGGGTCTGGCCCAGGGGCTGAGCAACCCGCCCGAAGGGCTGCGGGTGGAGGCCCTGTTGGACTCGCCGAGCATGAAGATCCTGCCCTCGCGCACCCGGGATGACCGCCGCGACCCCTATTTCTGGCTGGATAACCGCAACATCAGCATCCTGGTGGACGACATGACGTTGCTGCTGCAGGAGATGGACCCGCTGCGCGCCCACCTCTACAGTGCCAATCGCATCCAGCTGCATGACCGCCTGCGTAAGATCGACCGGGAGATGGAAAACAGCTATCGCGGTTTCAAGGCGGCCCCGGCCCTGCAGTATCTTGACACCCTGCAATACTTCGAGCAGGCCTATGCGCTCAAGGTGGTGGATCGGCTGATCGAACGGCCGGAGGAACAGGCTGCGGCGGAGAAGCTGTTGCAACTGCGCCAATTGCTGCAGGATGGCCGTGCCAGCTGCCTGTTGCTGGAGGCCGGGGTGAGCGACTCCCATGCCGCCACCCTGACCCAGGGGATCAGGCTGCGCACCGCCGAGCTGGACTCCCTGGGCCAGGGGCTGGAGCCTGGGCCGGATCACTATTTCAACCTGATGCAGAAGCTGGCCGATGGCATTCGCTCCTGCCTCGCCCTTGCGCCCGTGGAGGCGACAGAGAAACAACTCCATACAGAGCTGGATACCACCCCCATAGCCCCAGGTGCCGGCGTTGGGCGCTTCATGCTCACCGATCATCTGGGTGGGCTTGTGACCAATCAGGATATGCAGGGCAAGCTCCAGATCCTCTATTTTGGCTATACCTTCTGCCCGGATATCTGCCCCACTTCCCTGGCGGTGCTGGGCCAGACCCTGCAAATGCTGGGCGATAAGGCCGACCTGATCCAGCCCTGGTTCATCACCGTCGATCCGGAGCGGGACAACACCGAGGTGATGCGCAAATACGTCACCTATTTCGACCCCCGTCTGGTCGGTCTGACCGGACCCAAGGCGATGATCGACCGCCTGGCCGACAGCCTCAGCGTCAAGTACGAAAAGGTCCTGGAGGAGGGTAAGCCGGACGATATGTACGTCATGGACCACTCCGCCAGCCTCTACCTGCTGGACGCCCAGGGGCGCTATATCACCAAGTTTCTGCACGGCATCAGCCCGGAGAAGCTGCACGCGGAGTTGCTGAAGTACCTGCCGTGA
- the nosD gene encoding nitrous oxide reductase family maturation protein NosD — protein MRALLRPLLLGALVLPGLNAQAGHPPFQELVDATEELKDLVPPPGIYSGPVVIDKPMSIDGRGQVTIDAGGKGSVIVIDSDGVTLQGLRLTNTGESHNDIDSGVQVRGDYNVVKDNVIDNALFGVDLQQSSNNIVRNNRISSKPFDLGMRGDAVRLWYSFNNKITDNIIRDSRDMVVWYSKDNLIARNDARRGRYSLHFMYSRFNEVVDNYYQDNSVGIFLMYSDSVRVKNNTIAYAAGPTGMGIGFKETSDVDIIGNQILYCAVGMYLDVSPYDPEATNRIHDNLVAYSGVGVQFLNDWTGNFMERNRFKGNMTQVVVSGGGKTANRNHWENNYWEDYQGFDLDEDGIGDTPYELYSYADRIWMDVPPAQFFKGSPVMEALDFLERLAPFSEPKMLVRDKRPRMSQDWVIQTQADPEIQAIAPAKAGAETEYDALEALRRSMGQ, from the coding sequence ATGCGTGCCCTGCTGCGGCCCCTGTTGCTGGGTGCCTTGGTCCTGCCTGGCCTGAATGCCCAGGCAGGCCATCCCCCGTTTCAGGAACTGGTTGACGCCACCGAGGAACTCAAGGATCTGGTGCCCCCGCCGGGCATCTACTCAGGCCCGGTGGTGATCGACAAGCCAATGAGCATAGATGGCCGTGGCCAGGTCACCATAGATGCCGGCGGCAAGGGCTCGGTGATCGTCATCGACAGCGATGGCGTCACCTTGCAGGGGCTGCGCCTGACCAACACCGGCGAGTCACACAACGACATCGACTCCGGCGTGCAGGTACGCGGCGATTACAATGTGGTCAAGGACAATGTCATAGACAACGCCCTGTTCGGCGTTGACTTGCAGCAGTCCAGCAACAACATAGTGCGCAACAACCGGATCAGCTCCAAGCCCTTTGATCTGGGCATGCGTGGCGACGCGGTACGGCTCTGGTACAGCTTCAATAATAAGATCACCGATAACATCATCCGCGATTCCCGCGACATGGTGGTCTGGTACTCCAAGGACAACCTGATCGCCCGTAACGATGCCCGTCGGGGGCGCTATTCGTTGCACTTCATGTACTCCCGGTTCAATGAGGTGGTGGACAACTACTATCAGGACAACTCGGTGGGCATCTTCCTCATGTACAGCGACAGCGTGCGGGTGAAGAACAACACCATCGCCTATGCCGCAGGTCCGACTGGCATGGGCATAGGCTTCAAGGAGACCTCGGACGTCGATATCATCGGCAACCAGATCCTGTATTGCGCTGTGGGCATGTACCTGGATGTCTCGCCCTACGACCCCGAGGCGACCAATCGCATCCACGACAACCTGGTGGCCTACAGCGGGGTGGGGGTGCAGTTTCTCAACGACTGGACCGGTAATTTCATGGAGCGCAACCGCTTCAAGGGCAATATGACTCAGGTTGTGGTGTCAGGGGGCGGCAAGACCGCCAACCGCAATCACTGGGAGAACAACTACTGGGAAGACTATCAGGGCTTCGATCTGGACGAGGATGGCATCGGCGATACGCCCTACGAGCTGTACAGCTACGCTGACCGCATCTGGATGGACGTGCCCCCGGCGCAGTTCTTCAAGGGCTCTCCGGTGATGGAGGCCCTGGATTTCCTGGAGCGCCTGGCACCCTTCTCCGAGCCCAAGATGCTGGTGCGCGACAAGCGCCCGCGCATGAGCCAGGACTGGGTGATCCAAACCCAGGCCGACCCGGAGATCCAGGCCATCGCCCCGGCTAAGGCCGGTGCCGAGACCGAATACGACGCCCTGGAGGCCCTGCGCCGGTCCATGGGGCAGTAG
- a CDS encoding cbb3-type cytochrome c oxidase subunit I, producing the protein MQYQSQSVAKLYFTAAIGLFVGQILFGVILGLQYVMGDFLFPEIPFNVARMVHTNLLIVWLLFGFMGAAYYLVPEEAERELESPLLAKLMFWIFLVAGALTILGYLLVPYSGLAKLTGNALLPTMGREFLEQPTITKIGIVIVALAFLYNIGMTILKGRKTAISLVLLIGLVGLAVLFLFAFYNPHNLVRDKFYWWWVVHLWVEGVWELILGAILAFVLIKTTGVDREVIEKWLYIIIAMALITGIIGTGHHFYWIGTPEYWQWWGSIFSALEPIPFFMMTLFAFNMVNRRRREHPNKAAVLWALGTGVMAFLGAGVWGFLHTLAPVNFYTHGSQITAAHGHMAFYGAYVMIVLTMISYAMPLMRGRKAANSMKQQVLEMWSFWLMTISMVFITLFLTAAGILQVYLQRMGDAPMDFMMVQDKIALFYWLREIAGIIFLIGLIVYVASFFIGQDEPEATLEAKG; encoded by the coding sequence ATGCAATATCAATCACAATCCGTCGCCAAGCTCTATTTCACCGCAGCCATCGGCCTGTTCGTCGGCCAGATCCTGTTCGGTGTCATCCTGGGCCTGCAATACGTCATGGGGGACTTCCTGTTCCCTGAGATCCCCTTCAACGTGGCCCGCATGGTCCACACCAACCTGCTCATCGTCTGGCTCTTGTTCGGCTTCATGGGCGCGGCCTATTACCTGGTACCGGAAGAGGCGGAACGCGAGCTGGAAAGCCCCCTGCTGGCCAAGCTGATGTTCTGGATCTTCCTCGTCGCCGGTGCCCTGACCATCCTGGGCTATCTGCTGGTGCCCTACTCGGGTCTGGCCAAGCTGACCGGTAACGCCCTGCTGCCCACCATGGGCCGTGAGTTCCTGGAGCAGCCGACGATCACCAAGATCGGCATCGTCATCGTTGCCCTGGCCTTCCTCTACAACATCGGCATGACCATCCTCAAGGGCCGCAAGACCGCCATCAGCCTGGTGCTGTTGATCGGCCTGGTGGGCCTGGCGGTGTTGTTCCTGTTCGCCTTCTACAACCCGCACAACCTGGTACGCGATAAGTTCTACTGGTGGTGGGTGGTGCATCTTTGGGTGGAAGGCGTGTGGGAGCTGATCCTGGGCGCTATCCTGGCCTTCGTGCTGATCAAGACCACCGGCGTGGACCGCGAGGTGATCGAGAAGTGGCTGTACATCATCATCGCCATGGCCCTGATCACCGGCATCATAGGTACCGGTCACCACTTCTACTGGATCGGCACCCCCGAGTACTGGCAGTGGTGGGGTTCCATCTTCTCCGCCCTGGAGCCTATCCCCTTCTTCATGATGACCCTGTTCGCCTTCAATATGGTCAACCGTCGTCGCCGTGAACACCCCAACAAGGCCGCCGTGCTTTGGGCCCTGGGTACCGGCGTCATGGCTTTCCTTGGCGCGGGCGTGTGGGGCTTCCTGCATACCCTGGCCCCGGTGAACTTCTACACCCACGGCAGCCAGATCACCGCCGCCCACGGTCACATGGCCTTCTACGGGGCCTATGTGATGATCGTGCTGACCATGATCAGCTACGCCATGCCGCTGATGCGCGGTCGCAAGGCAGCCAATTCCATGAAGCAGCAGGTACTGGAGATGTGGTCCTTCTGGCTGATGACCATCTCCATGGTGTTCATCACCCTGTTCCTCACCGCCGCCGGTATCCTGCAGGTCTATCTGCAGCGCATGGGCGATGCGCCCATGGACTTCATGATGGTGCAGGACAAGATCGCCCTGTTCTACTGGCTGCGTGAGATCGCCGGGATCATCTTCCTTATCGGCCTGATCGTCTATGTGGCCAGCTTCTTCATCGGCCAGGATGAGCCGGAGGCCACCCTGGAGGCCAAGGGTTGA
- a CDS encoding 4Fe-4S dicluster domain-containing protein, with product MSDQNSDQKPKAKKTPPKPGEKTRREFLRSGVLAAGVLGASLLGYYPVLQGSALRLRPPGAIKTPLDEQEFFASCIKCGQCVQVCPVYAIKLADITDGFGIGVPYIDAREQACDFSCDGLQCVLACPTGALTHDLNFPADTRMGLAELTRPDTCLAMQGQGFKGQARGADFKGVLRFSEVDRWNPIPLADHPFDLEICDLCVRLCPIEIRIAECAAEAENDEPQNTARVAQKIGNECPPRSAIKLVPMPSDDGVKRMQPVILDGCVGCGVCEMVCPPQIPSLTMNIKKTVDHPGGA from the coding sequence ATGAGCGATCAGAATAGCGACCAAAAGCCCAAGGCGAAAAAGACCCCGCCCAAGCCCGGTGAGAAGACGCGGCGTGAGTTTCTGCGCAGCGGCGTGCTTGCCGCCGGGGTCCTGGGTGCCTCTCTGCTGGGCTATTACCCGGTGTTGCAGGGCAGCGCCCTGCGCCTGCGCCCGCCCGGTGCCATCAAGACCCCGTTGGATGAGCAGGAGTTCTTTGCCAGCTGCATCAAATGCGGCCAGTGCGTCCAGGTCTGCCCGGTTTACGCCATCAAGCTGGCGGACATCACCGACGGTTTCGGTATCGGCGTGCCCTATATCGATGCCCGCGAACAGGCCTGCGACTTCTCCTGCGATGGCCTGCAATGCGTGCTGGCCTGTCCCACCGGTGCCCTGACCCATGATCTGAACTTCCCCGCCGATACCCGCATGGGCCTGGCCGAGCTGACCCGGCCGGATACCTGCCTGGCCATGCAAGGCCAAGGTTTCAAGGGCCAGGCGCGGGGCGCCGATTTCAAGGGCGTGCTGCGCTTCAGCGAGGTGGACCGTTGGAACCCCATCCCCCTGGCCGACCATCCCTTTGATCTGGAGATCTGCGATCTGTGCGTGCGCCTGTGCCCGATCGAGATCCGCATCGCCGAGTGCGCCGCCGAGGCGGAAAACGATGAGCCGCAGAACACCGCCCGAGTGGCGCAGAAGATCGGCAACGAATGCCCGCCGCGCTCCGCCATCAAGCTGGTGCCCATGCCCTCGGATGACGGCGTCAAGCGCATGCAGCCGGTGATCCTGGACGGCTGCGTCGGCTGTGGTGTCTGTGAGATGGTCTGCCCGCCGCAGATCCCCTCCCTCACCATGAATATCAAGAAGACCGTCGATCACCCTGGAGGTGCCTGA
- a CDS encoding c-type cytochrome encodes MKKQFFAAAALTLSFAPLGSALAMDGAELYKAKTCWSCHGKDAKTPIMPIYPKLAGQNADYAFNQMKDIKEGVRANGQSAAMKGVMGLVSEEEMRTIADWLTTLQP; translated from the coding sequence ATGAAAAAGCAATTTTTCGCAGCCGCCGCCCTAACCCTGTCTTTTGCCCCCCTGGGCAGTGCCCTGGCCATGGACGGGGCCGAATTGTACAAGGCCAAGACCTGCTGGTCTTGCCACGGTAAGGATGCCAAGACCCCCATCATGCCCATCTACCCCAAGCTGGCCGGCCAGAATGCCGACTACGCCTTCAACCAGATGAAGGACATCAAGGAAGGAGTGCGCGCCAATGGCCAGTCCGCCGCCATGAAGGGCGTCATGGGCCTGGTCTCCGAGGAAGAGATGCGCACCATCGCCGACTGGCTAACTACCCTGCAGCCCTGA
- a CDS encoding cytochrome c, producing MSQTFTKAMARNIFYGGTVFFALLFLALTYDTETALPDRDNRQNLTETVIHGKRLWEENNCVGCHSLLGEGAYFAPELGNVYTRFGNSTEAIKGFIKYRPADGVPGRRSMPQFNFTDEELTALAEFLKYVSEIDAAGWPPNIKG from the coding sequence ATGTCACAAACCTTCACCAAAGCCATGGCACGGAACATCTTTTACGGTGGTACCGTGTTTTTTGCCCTGCTCTTCCTCGCCCTGACCTACGATACCGAAACGGCCCTGCCCGATCGGGACAACCGTCAGAACCTGACCGAAACCGTCATCCACGGCAAGCGTCTGTGGGAAGAAAACAACTGCGTCGGCTGTCATTCGCTGCTTGGCGAGGGGGCCTATTTCGCGCCCGAGCTGGGCAACGTCTATACCCGCTTCGGCAACAGCACCGAGGCCATCAAGGGCTTCATCAAGTATCGCCCTGCCGATGGCGTGCCCGGTCGCCGCTCCATGCCGCAATTCAATTTCACTGACGAGGAACTCACCGCCCTGGCCGAGTTCCTTAAGTACGTCTCTGAGATCGACGCCGCCGGCTGGCCGCCGAACATCAAGGGTTAA